The Juglans regia cultivar Chandler chromosome 2, Walnut 2.0, whole genome shotgun sequence genome includes a window with the following:
- the LOC108980108 gene encoding protein BOBBER 2-like: MAILSDYQEDQPHDQHYSSNSFSFNAVLDPSNPLGFLESAFNFVSQKSDLFKNDSAEKEIMSSVRSIKEKIKAQEADQKKRLKLAEASAKMATDQKEQEQKEKEKEKKQLVPNHGNGLDMENYSWGQSLQEVTINVPVPHGTKSSLVLCEIKNNSLKIGLKGQPPIIDGGLYKPVKADDCFWSLEDQKSISVLMSKRDQIDWWKSLLKSGPEIDTQKVEPEPSRLSELDSETRSAVEKMMFDQRQKQLGRPSSDEIQKQELLKQFMAQNPNMNFSGTKFR, encoded by the coding sequence ATGGCCATCCTTTCGGATTACCAAGAAGATCAACCCCATGATCAACACTACTCTTCTAACTCGTTCTCTTTCAATGCGGTTCTCGATCCATCAAACCCTCTAGGGTTCTTAGAATCTGCTTTCAACTTTGTATCTCAGAAGTCCGATTTGTTCAAGAACGATTCTGCTGAGAAAGAAATCATGTCGTCGGTTCGTTCGATCAAGGAAAAGATTAAGGCGCAAGAGGCTGATCAAAAGAAGCGTTTGAAACTAGCCGAGGCTTCTGCAAAGATGGCGACTGATCagaaagaacaagaacaaaaggagaaggagaaggagaagaagcaGCTTGTTCCAAATCATGGCAATGGCCTCGACATGGAGAATTATTCATGGGGTCAGTCCCTACAAGAGGTCACCATTAATGTACCAGTTCCTCATGGAACGAAATCCAGCCTTGTTTTGTGcgaaataaagaataattcttTGAAGATTGGGCTTAAAGGTCAACCTCCAATCATCGATGGGGGGCTGTACAAGCCGGTGAAAGCTGACGATTGCTTTTGGAGTTTGGAGGATCAGAAGTCGATATCTGTTCTTATGAGCAAGAGAGATCAGATTGACTGGTGGAAGTCTTTGTTGAAGAGTGGTCCGGAGATCGATACACAGAAAGTCGAACCAGAGCCGAGCAGGTTGTCTGAGTTGGACTCCGAAACTCGTTCTGCTGTCGAGAAGATGATGTTTGATCAGAGGCAGAAGCAGTTGGGCCGTCCATCGAGCGATGAGATTCAAAAGCAAGAGTTGCTAAAGCAATTCATGGCTCAGAATCCAAACATGAACTTCTCGGGAACGAAATTTAGATAA
- the LOC108980109 gene encoding cadmium-induced protein AS8 isoform X2 yields the protein MIIKGVFRRYERWNPVRPTFGAFWGMGIGIGCGVGWGPGFGPEVVGYVGAGCGVGFNVGITLAGFGFGLPANYLFEVPYNAIMATTSGASELAHSSGLLSIKHVAEDGWNNIAPHISGLQTEACRRLSSFKKKRFSDKEVDLFGWKSVMPVPNMSLLGSLGMFGHRFFDHQKGNEKWEGTRNLSACFFPLGFGLQDIISQELETKE from the exons ATGATTATAAAAGGTGTGTTCAGGAGATATGAAAGATGGAATCCTGTACGTCCAACATTTGGAGCCTTCTGGGGCATGGGAATAGGTATTGGTTGTGGTGTTGGATGGGGCCCTGGTTTTGGCCCTGAGGTAGTTGGCTATGTTGGAGCTGGCTGTGGTGTTGGATTCAATGTGGGCATCACTCTGGCTGGTTTTGGATTCGGTCTACCTGCAAATTACCTCTTTGAAGTTCCTTACAATG CTATCATGGCTACAACAAGTGGTGCATCAGAGTTAGCCCATTCAAGTGGCCTTCTTTCCATCAAACATGTTGCAGAGGATGGCTGGAATAATATTGCACCTCACATCTCTGGTTTACAAACAGAAGCCTGTAGAAGATTGTCAAGCTTTAAGAAGAAACGTTTTTCAGACAAAGAGGTCGACTTATTTGGATGGAAGAGTGTGATGCCCGTCCCTAATATGTCTCTACTGGGAAGTTTAGGAATGTTTGGCCATCGCTTCTTTGACCATCAGAAAG GAAATGAGAAATGGGAAGGAACAAGAAATCTGTCAGCATGCTTTTTTCCTCTTGGCTTTGGGTTGCAAGATATCATCAGTCAGGAGCTTGAGACAAAAGAATAA
- the LOC108980109 gene encoding cadmium-induced protein AS8 isoform X4, with product MIIKGVFRRYERWNPVRPTFGAFWGMGIGIGCGVGWGPGFGPEVVGYVGAGCGVGFNVGITLAGFGFGLPANYLFEVPYNAIMATTSGASELAHSSGLLSIKHVAEDGWNNIAPHISGLQTEACRRLSSFKKKRFSDKEVDLFGWKSVMPVPNMSLLGSLGMFGHRFFDHQKGLKDD from the exons ATGATTATAAAAGGTGTGTTCAGGAGATATGAAAGATGGAATCCTGTACGTCCAACATTTGGAGCCTTCTGGGGCATGGGAATAGGTATTGGTTGTGGTGTTGGATGGGGCCCTGGTTTTGGCCCTGAGGTAGTTGGCTATGTTGGAGCTGGCTGTGGTGTTGGATTCAATGTGGGCATCACTCTGGCTGGTTTTGGATTCGGTCTACCTGCAAATTACCTCTTTGAAGTTCCTTACAATG CTATCATGGCTACAACAAGTGGTGCATCAGAGTTAGCCCATTCAAGTGGCCTTCTTTCCATCAAACATGTTGCAGAGGATGGCTGGAATAATATTGCACCTCACATCTCTGGTTTACAAACAGAAGCCTGTAGAAGATTGTCAAGCTTTAAGAAGAAACGTTTTTCAGACAAAGAGGTCGACTTATTTGGATGGAAGAGTGTGATGCCCGTCCCTAATATGTCTCTACTGGGAAGTTTAGGAATGTTTGGCCATCGCTTCTTTGACCATCAGAAAG GTTTGAAAGATGATTAA
- the LOC108980109 gene encoding cadmium-induced protein AS8 isoform X3 — MIIKGVFRRYERWNPVRPTFGAFWGMGIGIGCGVGWGPGFGPEVVGYVGAGCGVGFNVGITLAGFGFGLPANYLFEVPYNAIMATTSGASELAHSSGLLSIKHVAEDGWNNIAPHISGLQTEACRRLSSFKKKRFSDKEVDLFGWKSVMPVPNMSLLGSLGMFGHRFFDHQKVKCASLAYRFER, encoded by the exons ATGATTATAAAAGGTGTGTTCAGGAGATATGAAAGATGGAATCCTGTACGTCCAACATTTGGAGCCTTCTGGGGCATGGGAATAGGTATTGGTTGTGGTGTTGGATGGGGCCCTGGTTTTGGCCCTGAGGTAGTTGGCTATGTTGGAGCTGGCTGTGGTGTTGGATTCAATGTGGGCATCACTCTGGCTGGTTTTGGATTCGGTCTACCTGCAAATTACCTCTTTGAAGTTCCTTACAATG CTATCATGGCTACAACAAGTGGTGCATCAGAGTTAGCCCATTCAAGTGGCCTTCTTTCCATCAAACATGTTGCAGAGGATGGCTGGAATAATATTGCACCTCACATCTCTGGTTTACAAACAGAAGCCTGTAGAAGATTGTCAAGCTTTAAGAAGAAACGTTTTTCAGACAAAGAGGTCGACTTATTTGGATGGAAGAGTGTGATGCCCGTCCCTAATATGTCTCTACTGGGAAGTTTAGGAATGTTTGGCCATCGCTTCTTTGACCATCAGAAAG TAAAATGTGCATCCCTCGCTTACAGGTTTGAAAGATGA
- the LOC108980109 gene encoding cadmium-induced protein AS8 isoform X1, with protein sequence MIIKGVFRRYERWNPVRPTFGAFWGMGIGIGCGVGWGPGFGPEVVGYVGAGCGVGFNVGITLAGFGFGLPANYLFEVPYNAIMATTSGASELAHSSGLLSIKHVAEDGWNNIAPHISGLQTEACRRLSSFKKKRFSDKEVDLFGWKSVMPVPNMSLLGSLGMFGHRFFDHQKGFDSSGKGPGLGDMLPPGLRLKSSSVQTMSMGHRTGGTSS encoded by the exons ATGATTATAAAAGGTGTGTTCAGGAGATATGAAAGATGGAATCCTGTACGTCCAACATTTGGAGCCTTCTGGGGCATGGGAATAGGTATTGGTTGTGGTGTTGGATGGGGCCCTGGTTTTGGCCCTGAGGTAGTTGGCTATGTTGGAGCTGGCTGTGGTGTTGGATTCAATGTGGGCATCACTCTGGCTGGTTTTGGATTCGGTCTACCTGCAAATTACCTCTTTGAAGTTCCTTACAATG CTATCATGGCTACAACAAGTGGTGCATCAGAGTTAGCCCATTCAAGTGGCCTTCTTTCCATCAAACATGTTGCAGAGGATGGCTGGAATAATATTGCACCTCACATCTCTGGTTTACAAACAGAAGCCTGTAGAAGATTGTCAAGCTTTAAGAAGAAACGTTTTTCAGACAAAGAGGTCGACTTATTTGGATGGAAGAGTGTGATGCCCGTCCCTAATATGTCTCTACTGGGAAGTTTAGGAATGTTTGGCCATCGCTTCTTTGACCATCAGAAAG GGTttgactcaagtggtaaaggaCCTGGTCTTGGTGatatgctccctccaggtctaaggttaAAATCCTCTTCGGTGCAAACAATGTCTATGGGCCATCGAACTGGGGGAACTtcctcttga